A stretch of Gemmatimonadaceae bacterium DNA encodes these proteins:
- the yjjX gene encoding inosine/xanthosine triphosphatase has translation MRLVLVGSTNPVKIAAVQAVIRRRWEACEVRGVHADSGVPPQPFGDEETQRGARTRAHHALAASADADLAIGLEGGVVVAPHGAMRTCAWAVAIDRHGQEGIGGSLAMPLPEAVATRVRAGAELGHAMDVVAQTIDTKFGRGAVGILTAGLMNRQQAYEPLVTYAIAPWLAPDYFDAPGR, from the coding sequence ATGCGACTCGTACTTGTTGGATCCACCAACCCGGTGAAAATCGCCGCCGTGCAAGCCGTGATCCGGCGTCGATGGGAGGCCTGTGAGGTGCGCGGCGTGCATGCCGACAGTGGCGTGCCCCCGCAACCCTTTGGCGACGAGGAAACCCAGCGTGGTGCCCGGACGCGGGCGCATCACGCGCTGGCGGCCAGTGCCGATGCGGATCTGGCCATCGGTCTCGAAGGCGGCGTGGTGGTTGCGCCGCACGGAGCGATGCGCACCTGCGCTTGGGCGGTCGCCATTGACCGTCACGGCCAGGAGGGAATTGGTGGCTCCCTGGCGATGCCGCTCCCGGAGGCGGTCGCCACTCGCGTGCGGGCCGGCGCAGAACTCGGGCACGCGATGGACGTCGTGGCGCAGACCATCGACACCAAGTTCGGGCGCGGAGCGGTCGGCATCCTCACTGCCGGTCTGATGAATCGACAGCAGGCGTACGAACCCCTGGTGACCTATGCGATCGCTCCGTGGCTGGCGCCTGACTACTTCGACGCTCCGGGTCGATAG
- a CDS encoding CGNR zinc finger domain-containing protein — translation MNTDAAAQASLGDRFRDLDSLLSWLTAFGALDEERAAGIRRRALLQPAAAAATVVEARRVRASLRVLAERGLSSDRICDDAVAEINRVLGRSAGTRRVDRQDDGGFARAFVPTGDAFAGLMIPIVDSAADALVTGELTRVRQCADIRCHRVFLDTTKNGLRRWCDMGTCGNRAKAARHRAKRIGRPGRVRPRDPDRG, via the coding sequence GTGAACACGGACGCCGCCGCGCAAGCGTCGCTGGGCGACCGTTTTCGCGACCTCGACAGCCTCCTCAGCTGGCTGACGGCCTTCGGCGCACTTGACGAAGAACGCGCGGCGGGGATTCGCAGGCGAGCTCTGCTGCAGCCAGCCGCTGCCGCCGCCACCGTGGTCGAGGCGCGACGCGTGAGGGCGTCGCTTCGGGTGTTGGCGGAACGGGGGCTCTCCTCTGACCGCATCTGTGATGATGCGGTTGCGGAGATCAACCGGGTGCTTGGCCGGAGCGCCGGCACCCGTCGAGTCGATCGACAGGATGACGGCGGTTTTGCGCGGGCGTTTGTTCCGACCGGCGATGCGTTCGCCGGCCTGATGATCCCCATCGTGGACTCCGCCGCCGATGCACTCGTGACCGGTGAACTCACCCGGGTGCGCCAGTGCGCCGATATCCGTTGCCATCGCGTGTTCCTGGACACCACCAAGAATGGCCTGCGCCGGTGGTGCGATATGGGCACGTGTGGCAACCGCGCGAAGGCCGCGCGGCACCGCGCCAAGCGCATCGGTCGACCCGGCCGCGTGCGTCCTCGCGACCCCGACCGCGGCTAG
- a CDS encoding sigma-70 family RNA polymerase sigma factor has translation MVRTNDETMRQALHPRSGASADHDRRRAQFEREALVHLDALFSFALKLSRSRDDAEDLVSDTMLRALERWEQYHLGTNIRAWLFTILYHVFVSRKRRLDAREVQQPEDTEGWAMFEAVGEADPEGRFYDSFLDEEVTRAIHALPEEYRSAVVLSDLQGLRYAEIADLLGVPEGTVKSRLFRGRRQLQRKLAGYAVEMGYLKESVVRAALAPATGHLAVVSTV, from the coding sequence ATGGTCCGGACGAACGACGAGACGATGCGACAGGCCCTGCACCCGCGATCGGGTGCCAGCGCGGACCACGACAGGCGTCGCGCGCAGTTCGAGCGCGAAGCCCTCGTGCACCTCGATGCCCTGTTCTCCTTCGCGCTGAAATTGTCGCGCAGTCGCGACGACGCGGAGGACCTCGTGTCCGACACCATGTTGCGCGCGCTGGAACGCTGGGAGCAGTATCATCTCGGCACCAACATCCGCGCGTGGCTGTTCACGATTCTCTACCATGTGTTCGTCAGCCGGAAGCGTCGCCTCGACGCGCGCGAGGTGCAGCAGCCGGAAGACACCGAAGGCTGGGCGATGTTCGAGGCCGTCGGGGAGGCGGATCCTGAAGGCCGCTTCTATGATTCCTTCCTCGACGAGGAAGTGACGCGCGCCATCCACGCGCTACCGGAGGAATACCGCTCGGCGGTCGTGCTCAGTGACTTGCAGGGTCTGCGCTACGCCGAGATCGCCGACCTGCTGGGCGTTCCGGAGGGGACGGTCAAGTCGCGCCTGTTTCGCGGTCGCCGTCAGCTCCAGCGCAAGTTGGCTGGTTACGCGGTCGAGATGGGATATCTCAAGGAGTCAGTGGTGCGTGCCGCACTGGCGCCGGCCACCGGCCATCTGGCCGTAGTCTCGACGGTCTGA
- a CDS encoding TetR family transcriptional regulator C-terminal domain-containing protein: protein MTERRTKILDFASTLIAERGYTATSVDDVIKAAKLSGKSHFYHYFKSKEELGYEVLNRQFERFAERGLAILREPMIDPLERLNLFIDGVVALQAESGGRRGSPFGNLAAELADAHEGFRVRIEAVFERWASQIRSLLWEARPQLQDDVDAVRLSRFIIAALEGAVLMTRVKRDMSVLEGIAEDLKRFIAMHVRVHP from the coding sequence ATGACAGAGCGGCGCACAAAGATTCTGGATTTCGCCTCGACGCTGATTGCTGAACGTGGCTATACCGCTACGTCGGTGGATGACGTCATCAAGGCCGCGAAGCTCAGTGGGAAGAGTCATTTCTACCACTACTTCAAGTCGAAGGAGGAACTCGGATACGAGGTGCTCAATCGACAGTTTGAGCGGTTTGCCGAGCGGGGGCTGGCCATTCTCCGTGAGCCGATGATCGACCCGCTGGAGCGGCTGAACCTCTTCATCGACGGCGTGGTGGCGCTTCAGGCGGAAAGTGGCGGTCGGCGCGGCTCACCCTTTGGGAACCTGGCCGCCGAGCTGGCCGATGCGCACGAAGGCTTTCGCGTTCGCATCGAGGCGGTCTTCGAGCGGTGGGCCAGTCAGATCCGCTCACTGCTGTGGGAGGCCCGGCCGCAGCTGCAGGACGATGTCGATGCGGTCCGTCTGTCGCGCTTCATCATCGCCGCGCTGGAGGGCGCCGTGCTGATGACGCGGGTGAAACGCGACATGTCGGTGCTGGAGGGCATCGCCGAGGATCTCAAGCGGTTCATCGCGATGCACGTGCGCGTGCATCCATGA